DNA sequence from the Pseudomonas fluorescens Q2-87 genome:
TTGGAACTGGTGGCTTTTTCCAGGCCGAAGTCGGGGTCGAAACGGCCGACTTTGATCGAGACCGGTTTGAAGCCGTTGTAGGCCAGGGACGCCTCGTCGAAGTAGCCGTCATCGGAACTGCCACTGTTGTGGGACATGTCGTAGTTGATGGTGTAGGCCCAATCCGTGTACAGCACGCCGGACAGTTCCAGGAAGGCGCGACGGATGTACGCGGCGTCGGCGGTGTCACCGTTCTTGGTGTAGAGACCGTCGAACTGGCTGTAGTCAGCCTGCACACGACCGCCGAGCTTGAAGCTGAACTCTTTGTCGGTGGTAGCGACCTCAAGGCCGCCCTTGGTTTTGACCACGATATCGGCGCCGTCGGTGGTGACGGTGCCGGCGAAAGCCTGGGCGGTTACTGCCATTGCCAGTGCGCTGGCGGCAACACCTGCGAAGTGCTTACGGATCATCGAAGAATTCCCCTGTTGGTAGTCTATGCGTTAGAAAACACGCGGAACTGGGCCCGCTGGTGTTGGGAGGGGATCTTGGCGATGGGTGATGTCAGGCAAGTTGCCATCAGATAAAGATTTTATGACAGTGGAACTTTTTACTTCGAATGGAAATAACTGAGAAGCAGCGGCAAGGGGTGAGCTGCAAGGGGCAAGTTAGAGCAGTCGGGGTGGTTACAGGAACTATGAGTGGTGACGCTTACGTTCAGCCGCGAGTTTTTCGGCAAGGTGATCCAGGTTGGGAATCGGGGCTTCAGGCAGCTTTTTGAGGGTCGCCTGCATCAGGCGCATCTGGCGGATAAACCGCCGGCAGTTGGGGCAGAACATCAGGTGGTGGCGCACCATCAGGCGCTCACGGAAACTCAGTTGGCCGTCGAGAT
Encoded proteins:
- a CDS encoding anti-sigma factor family protein, with the protein product MLTCKEQVARSSDYLDGQLSFRERLMVRHHLMFCPNCRRFIRQMRLMQATLKKLPEAPIPNLDHLAEKLAAERKRHHS